The following are from one region of the Anabrus simplex isolate iqAnaSimp1 chromosome 8, ASM4041472v1, whole genome shotgun sequence genome:
- the LOC137501851 gene encoding uncharacterized protein, translated as MCDIRTSCGFKAIQFGDLSESSCNKGRNLVVSGHVNGVEELISNGFGYITGKVTRQTSGNLPPYIVKLEIDQNRNVSTSECSCPAGARGTCKHVAAVVYYINNENVVSKTDRPQQWGKPSPKTMSTEKYRKGKRVEELFGKKTLRTSLPPFELTENILKHIPCSLRTMLRAEASTEIEQSCRAVVISLIDRVVNDVEREECEEIVTHLLHLQVSNDVRLPDKYTFRTVSDEMFLTSKVQVDTDHIIKISLDTLSQSGSPRWFQERKIRISASTKAHRIKTTRYNFDTLALAFVTESPIGRAALNNLSYGSEMESEAIECYGSSFGVRVIRCGLIIHKKQPWICGSPDGIVLRGNVADRVLEVKCPSSCKDKPIVDESGNVRVRYLYFDEQNNIQLKTSHMYYTQIQILMYITGLEKCDLYVYSKAQQLTIPIYQDNKYVEKYLTKMTKFYFNNYLPNISGIPNNNNDKNN; from the exons atgtgtgacattcgaacaagttgcgggtttaaagcgattcaattcggggatctaagtgaatcatcatgcaataaaggaagaaaccttgttgtcagtggccacgtgaacggcgttgaagagttaatttcgaatggtttcggatacatcacaggaaaagtcacccgacaaacgtctggcaatttgccgccttatatcgtgaaacttgag attgaccagaatcgtaatgtctctaccagcgaatgttcctgtcctgccggcgccagaggaacttgcaaacacgtggctgcggtagtgtattatataaataatgaaaatgttgtctccaaaacagaccgtccgcaacaatggggaaaaccgagcccgaaaacaatgtcaacagaaaaatatagaaaaggcaaacgcgtagaagaactgttcggtaaaaagactttgaggacatctcttccccccttcgaattaactgagaatattttaaaacacatcccttgcagtcttcgtacaatgcttcgagcagaagcaagtactgaaatcgaacaatcgtgcagggccgtagtcatctcattgatagacagggtagtgaatgatgtggagagagaagaatgtgaggaaattgtgacacacctattacatttacaagtctctaacgacgtgcgcttgccagacaaatacacctttcgcactgtgagtgacgaaatgtttttaaccagcaaagtgcaggttgatacagatcatataattaaaatctccctggatactctatctcaatcaggaagccctcggtggtttcaagaaagaaagataagaatatctgctagcacgaaagcacatcggatcaaaactaCGCGATATAACTTcgatactttagctctcgcatttgtaactgaatctccaattgggagagctgctttgaacaatctttcttacggaagtgaaatggaaagtgaagcaatagaatgctatggaagttcatttggtgttcgtgttattcgatgtgggttaataatccacaagaaacaaccttggatttgtggatctccagatggcatagttctcagaggaaatgtagctgacagagtgttagaagttaagtgtccatcttcgtgtaaagataaaccaatagtagatgagtcaggaaatgtgcgagtacgttatctttactttgacgagcaaaataacatacagttaaagacaagtcatatgtattacacacaaatacaaatactgatgtacataactggcttggaaaaatgtgatctatatgtatatagcaaagcacaacagttgacaatacctatttatcaggacaataagtatgtcgagAAATATCTCACCAAaatgacaaagttctatttcaataattacttgccaaacATTAGCGgtatccctaataataataatgataaaaataattaa